The following are from one region of the Vitis riparia cultivar Riparia Gloire de Montpellier isolate 1030 chromosome 14, EGFV_Vit.rip_1.0, whole genome shotgun sequence genome:
- the LOC117930934 gene encoding uncharacterized protein At1g66480-like gives MGNNIGGRKKAKVMKIDGTIFKLRTPVRSMEVVQDYPGHVLLESEAVKHFGIRAKPLQPHQELKPKKIYFLIELPTLPPEEKAHRRARSAINMSAKDRLECLMLSRRSVSDLSIVKSTNVASDGPGTSAGPGVTRVKVRLPKAQVTKLIEESKDEGEAAEKIIHFYTENAR, from the coding sequence ATGGGGAACAATATTGGAGGAAGAAAGAAGGCAAAGGTGATGAAGATTGATGGCACAATCTTCAAGCTAAGGACGCCGGTGCGATCCATGGAGGTAGTTCAAGACTATCCAGGTCACGTATTGTTAGAATCAGAGGCGGTTAAGCACTTCGGTATTCGAGCAAAGCCATTGCAACCTCACCAAGAGCTGAAGCCCAAGAAAATATACTTCCTAATAGAATTGCCAACCCTGCCTCCCGAGGAGAAGGCCCACAGGCGGGCAAGATCCGCCATCAACATGAGCGCCAAGGACCGGCTAGAGTGTCTGATGTTGTCGCGAAGATCTGTCTCCGACCTTTCAATCGTTAAATCCACCAACGTTGCGTCTGATGGTCCGGGAACAAGCGCTGGTCCTGGGGTGACGAGGGTGAAAGTGAGGCTGCCCAAGGCCCAGGTTACAAAGTTGATAGAAGAAAGCAAAGATGAAGGCGAAGCTGCTGAGAAGATCATTCATTTTTACACGGAGAATGCCCGCTGA